The proteins below come from a single Synechococcus sp. WH 8101 genomic window:
- a CDS encoding peptidylprolyl isomerase, with amino-acid sequence MLKPTLPDLHALIGAQGLDLLREHRLLETLIERLLISSLIAEVELDAASLAAAREAYSRQNRVPPEAVPSDVVERPLRLAKLACDQFGAKAEARFLQQKGRLDRVVYSLLRLDSRSQAQELYLQIAHGEADFPELASRFSQGPERSTNGVVGPVPLNQAHPTLSDKLRAAQPGALLEPLRIDRWWVVARLERYAAASFDARIAEQMSMELLQEWLQQETAHRLSALDRTAGDASHP; translated from the coding sequence GTGCTCAAGCCAACGCTGCCCGATCTGCATGCCCTGATCGGTGCACAGGGCCTGGATCTGCTCAGGGAGCACCGGCTCCTGGAGACCCTGATCGAGCGGCTGCTGATCAGCAGCTTGATCGCCGAGGTGGAACTGGATGCCGCCAGCCTCGCGGCAGCTCGGGAGGCCTACAGCCGCCAGAACCGCGTACCGCCTGAAGCCGTCCCCAGCGACGTCGTGGAACGCCCCCTGCGCTTAGCCAAACTCGCCTGCGACCAGTTCGGTGCCAAAGCGGAAGCGCGCTTCCTGCAGCAGAAGGGCCGGCTGGATCGCGTCGTCTACAGCCTGTTGCGCCTGGACAGCCGCTCCCAGGCCCAGGAGTTGTATCTGCAGATCGCCCACGGTGAGGCCGACTTTCCTGAACTGGCCTCCCGTTTTTCCCAGGGCCCGGAACGGAGTACCAACGGTGTGGTGGGCCCAGTTCCCCTCAATCAGGCACACCCCACCCTCTCCGACAAACTGCGCGCCGCCCAGCCCGGAGCACTGCTCGAACCGCTCCGCATCGATCGCTGGTGGGTGGTGGCGCGCCTGGAGCGCTACGCGGCGGCCAGCTTCGATGCCCGGATAGCCGAACAAATGAGCATGGAGCTGTTGCAGGAATGGCTCCAACAGGAAACGGCCCATAGATTGAGCGCGCTCGATCGGACTGCGGGCGACGCTTCCCACCCATGA
- the holA gene encoding DNA polymerase III subunit delta, with translation MPIHLLWGDDSAALERAINTLIADVVDPAWSSINLSRLDGAETGKAQQALEEARTPPFGGGGRLVLLQRSPFCNACPSELADRFEAAVPLIPEGSHLLLVNPAKPDGRLRTTKALQKLVKAGTASEQHFQLPAVWDGAGQRQLVERTAADLKLRLEPDAVEALIEAIGNDSARLSMELQKLALHAESSGVDSISATAIAQLIDGQASNALQVGDALLEGAVGEAISRLDGLIEAGEPALRIVATLTGQIRGWLWVSLLEQQGERDVGVIAKAAGIGNPKRIYVMRKQLKGRPPTRCLKLLGRLLDVEAALKRGAQPGDAFRDGLLG, from the coding sequence ATGCCAATCCACCTGCTCTGGGGTGATGACAGTGCCGCTCTGGAGCGGGCCATCAACACGCTGATCGCGGATGTGGTGGATCCTGCTTGGAGCAGCATCAACCTGAGCCGTCTCGATGGCGCTGAAACAGGCAAGGCCCAGCAAGCCCTGGAGGAAGCGCGCACGCCCCCCTTCGGCGGCGGCGGCCGCCTGGTGCTACTGCAGCGCTCGCCATTCTGCAACGCCTGCCCGAGCGAACTGGCGGATCGTTTCGAAGCAGCGGTGCCCCTGATCCCCGAGGGCAGCCATCTGCTGCTCGTGAACCCGGCCAAACCGGATGGGCGCCTGCGCACCACCAAAGCCCTGCAGAAGCTGGTGAAGGCCGGCACCGCCAGTGAACAACACTTCCAATTGCCGGCGGTGTGGGATGGCGCCGGGCAGCGCCAGCTGGTGGAGCGCACCGCCGCCGATCTGAAACTCAGGCTCGAACCCGACGCGGTGGAGGCCCTGATCGAAGCGATCGGCAACGACAGCGCCAGGCTGAGCATGGAACTGCAGAAACTGGCCCTCCACGCTGAGAGCAGCGGCGTCGACAGCATCAGCGCCACGGCCATCGCCCAACTGATCGATGGCCAGGCGAGCAATGCCTTGCAGGTGGGGGATGCGCTACTGGAGGGGGCTGTGGGCGAAGCGATCAGCCGCCTCGATGGCCTGATCGAAGCGGGCGAACCGGCCCTGCGCATCGTGGCCACCCTCACCGGCCAGATCCGCGGCTGGCTCTGGGTAAGCCTGCTGGAGCAGCAGGGCGAACGAGACGTGGGCGTGATCGCCAAAGCGGCCGGCATCGGCAACCCCAAACGCATCTACGTGATGCGCAAGCAACTGAAGGGACGGCCTCCCACCCGCTGCCTGAAGCTGCTGGGCCGGCTGCTGGATGTGGAAGCCGCTCTCAAACGAGGCGCCCAACCCGGCGATGCTTTCCGCGATGGGCTGTTGGGTTGA
- a CDS encoding HlyD family secretion protein, which translates to MSDHNTNPVGGLIRRAQDQLERRAGSLTHNESVLQQSHFWLRSVTWALVGTTVIGIGWLAIARTEEVVVAQGKLEPVGDVKDLQIPSGGVVKAILVKSGERVKQGQVLIELDQKSSSQELKSLQESQRQKQQQLQQKQQQLALKQQEKLRSAEINREQISSLEARLALEEKILNRLTKLAQEGASSELQYLQQQNKVEELRGNVSKELVEGRRQQSVLNQEVEQINAEIAGLRSDLAQLRSQITEAEVTLGYQSLRAPVDGVVFDLKLTTPGFVAQTGEPALKVVPFNTLEADVEIPSSKIGFVRKGQPAEISIDSFPATDFGVLEGSVSSVGSDALAPDAQEGRDEYRFPATITLDSQQLKLKNGTNLPLQVGMSLTANIKLRSVSYLQLLLNTFRSKTDSLREL; encoded by the coding sequence ATGTCTGACCACAACACCAACCCCGTGGGCGGCTTGATCCGCAGGGCGCAGGATCAACTGGAGCGACGGGCCGGCTCCCTCACCCACAACGAATCGGTGCTTCAGCAGAGCCACTTTTGGCTTCGCTCCGTGACCTGGGCATTGGTGGGCACCACCGTGATCGGCATCGGCTGGTTGGCGATCGCCCGCACCGAAGAGGTGGTGGTGGCCCAGGGCAAACTGGAGCCCGTTGGGGATGTGAAGGATCTGCAGATCCCCTCCGGTGGCGTGGTGAAGGCGATCCTGGTGAAAAGTGGCGAACGGGTGAAACAGGGCCAGGTGCTGATCGAACTCGATCAGAAGAGCAGTAGTCAGGAACTGAAATCCCTGCAGGAATCCCAGCGCCAGAAGCAACAGCAACTGCAGCAGAAACAGCAGCAGTTGGCCCTGAAACAGCAGGAAAAACTGCGCAGTGCCGAGATCAACCGCGAGCAGATCAGCAGCCTCGAAGCCCGGCTGGCCTTGGAAGAGAAGATTCTCAACCGCTTAACCAAACTGGCGCAGGAGGGAGCCTCCTCGGAACTGCAGTATCTGCAGCAGCAGAACAAGGTGGAGGAGCTGCGCGGCAACGTAAGCAAGGAGTTGGTGGAAGGGCGCCGCCAGCAGAGCGTGTTGAACCAGGAGGTGGAGCAGATCAATGCCGAAATCGCCGGCTTACGCAGCGACCTCGCTCAGCTGCGCTCCCAGATCACGGAGGCGGAAGTCACCCTTGGCTACCAGTCGTTGCGAGCACCGGTAGATGGTGTCGTCTTCGATCTGAAGCTCACCACGCCCGGCTTCGTGGCCCAGACCGGCGAGCCAGCCCTGAAGGTGGTGCCCTTCAACACCCTCGAGGCGGATGTGGAGATCCCCAGTAGCAAGATCGGCTTCGTGCGCAAAGGGCAACCGGCGGAAATCAGCATCGATTCCTTCCCTGCCACCGATTTCGGTGTGCTCGAAGGCAGTGTGTCGTCGGTAGGTTCCGATGCCCTCGCGCCCGATGCCCAGGAGGGTCGTGATGAATACCGCTTCCCGGCCACGATCACGCTCGACAGCCAACAGCTGAAGCTCAAGAACGGCACCAACCTGCCCCTGCAGGTGGGCATGTCTCTCACCGCCAACATCAAATTACGGAGCGTCAGTTACCTGCAGCTGCTGCTCAACACCTTCCGCAGCAAAACCGATTCCCTAAGGGAACTCTGA
- a CDS encoding aspartate kinase — translation MALLVQKYGGTSVGSVERIQAVARRIANRRDEGHDLVIVVSAMGHTTDELTAKARALCSNPPQREMDMLLATGEQVSIALLSMALHALGVPAMSMTGAQVGIVTESAHGRARILDVRTDRLRSRLGDGQVVVVAGFQGTSQSSGGTAEITTLGRGGSDTSAVALAAALGADVCEIYTDVPGVLTTDPRKVADAQLMEQISCDEMLELASLGAAVLHPRAVEIARNYGVTLMVRSSWSDEPGTTLTSRSARPIGREGLELGRPVDGAELVERQAVLALSHVPDQPGVAARLFEALSAGDVNVDLIIQATHEGNSNDITFTVAETDLESARRICADLVDAMGGELVAEGGMSKLSISGAGIMGRPGIAAGLFDTLSRQGINLRLIATSEVKVSCVIAAPMGGKALRAASEAFELSERQLQINPPASGAGEPEVRGVALDRDQAQVSVRHVPDRPGTAAALCSALADAGISVDAIVQSERQHADGSRDISFTLKREDRAAADQALGSLLAQWPGAALEEGPAIARVSAVGAGMPATAGTAGRMFRYLAEAGLNIELIATSEIRTSCVVAEADGVAALQAVHAGFGLGGAVRHAAQGTASPLDS, via the coding sequence ATGGCCCTGCTGGTGCAGAAGTACGGCGGCACCTCCGTCGGCAGCGTGGAGCGCATCCAGGCGGTGGCCCGCCGCATCGCCAACCGCCGCGACGAAGGGCATGACCTGGTGATCGTGGTGTCGGCGATGGGCCACACCACCGATGAACTCACGGCCAAAGCCCGGGCCCTCTGCAGCAACCCGCCCCAGCGGGAGATGGACATGCTGCTCGCCACAGGCGAACAGGTATCGATCGCCCTGCTCTCCATGGCCCTGCATGCCCTCGGCGTTCCGGCGATGTCCATGACCGGCGCCCAGGTGGGCATCGTGACCGAATCGGCCCACGGCCGGGCCCGCATCCTCGACGTGCGCACCGATCGCCTGCGCAGCCGCCTTGGCGATGGGCAGGTGGTGGTGGTGGCCGGTTTCCAGGGCACCAGTCAGAGCAGTGGCGGCACCGCCGAAATCACCACCCTCGGGCGAGGCGGCTCCGACACCTCCGCCGTGGCCCTCGCTGCCGCCCTCGGCGCCGATGTCTGCGAGATCTACACCGACGTGCCCGGCGTGCTCACCACCGATCCACGCAAGGTGGCCGACGCCCAGCTGATGGAACAGATCAGCTGCGACGAGATGCTCGAACTGGCCAGCCTCGGCGCTGCCGTGCTCCACCCTCGCGCCGTGGAGATCGCCCGCAACTACGGCGTCACCCTGATGGTGCGCTCCAGCTGGAGCGATGAACCCGGCACGACCCTCACCAGCCGCAGTGCCCGGCCGATCGGCCGCGAAGGTCTGGAACTGGGCCGTCCTGTGGATGGTGCAGAGCTGGTGGAACGGCAGGCCGTGCTCGCCCTCTCCCATGTGCCCGATCAGCCCGGCGTCGCCGCCCGCCTGTTCGAAGCCCTCTCCGCCGGCGATGTGAATGTGGATCTGATCATTCAGGCCACCCACGAGGGCAACAGCAATGACATCACCTTCACAGTGGCGGAAACGGATCTGGAGAGTGCCCGCAGGATCTGTGCCGATCTCGTCGACGCCATGGGCGGCGAGCTGGTGGCCGAGGGCGGCATGAGCAAGCTGAGCATCAGTGGCGCTGGGATCATGGGTCGTCCCGGCATTGCCGCCGGCCTGTTCGACACCCTGTCGCGGCAGGGCATCAACCTGCGTCTGATCGCCACCAGCGAGGTGAAGGTGAGCTGCGTGATCGCAGCCCCCATGGGCGGCAAGGCGCTGCGGGCCGCAAGCGAAGCCTTCGAGTTGTCGGAGCGGCAACTGCAGATCAACCCCCCCGCCTCCGGCGCCGGCGAGCCGGAAGTGCGGGGTGTCGCCCTTGATCGCGACCAGGCCCAGGTGAGCGTGCGCCATGTGCCCGACCGGCCCGGCACCGCGGCGGCCCTCTGCTCGGCCCTGGCCGACGCGGGCATCAGCGTGGATGCGATTGTGCAGTCGGAGCGGCAACACGCCGATGGCAGCCGCGACATCAGCTTCACGCTCAAGCGGGAGGATCGGGCCGCCGCCGACCAGGCCCTCGGCTCCCTGCTGGCCCAATGGCCCGGCGCCGCCCTGGAGGAGGGCCCGGCCATCGCCCGGGTGAGCGCCGTTGGCGCCGGCATGCCCGCCACCGCCGGGACGGCGGGCCGCATGTTCCGCTATCTGGCCGAGGCTGGCCTCAACATCGAACTGATCGCCACCAGTGAGATCCGCACCAGCTGCGTGGTGGCAGAAGCGGATGGGGTGGCGGCCCTGCAGGCGGTACATGCCGGCTTCGGCCTCGGGGGCGCCGTTCGGCATGCAGCCCAGGGCACGGCATCGCCCCTGGACTCGTGA
- a CDS encoding precorrin-8X methylmutase: protein MPEAIGNALASDHPIFTESIRRIREHLGETGLEPVPQQVLERLVHSSGDLNLAPLLRFSEGACGQGIEALRHGALILTDTAMAAAAVAPMAARTLGNPVRCLLDWAPALAPAGSTRSAAAMAQAWPELTQAAADTGQPMPVVLIGSAPTALEQLLDQLARDATAPSLVIGMPVGFVGVAESKRRLEVSGLAQIRLEGSRGGAGLVGAALNALLRAASSEFP from the coding sequence ATGCCTGAAGCGATCGGCAATGCCCTGGCCAGCGACCACCCGATCTTCACGGAAAGCATTCGGCGCATTCGTGAGCATCTCGGCGAGACCGGTCTGGAGCCGGTGCCACAGCAGGTGCTGGAGCGGTTGGTGCACAGCAGCGGTGATCTGAACCTGGCGCCCCTGCTGCGCTTCAGTGAGGGAGCCTGCGGGCAGGGGATCGAAGCGCTGCGCCATGGCGCCCTGATCCTCACGGATACGGCGATGGCGGCCGCGGCGGTGGCGCCGATGGCGGCACGCACCCTTGGCAATCCCGTGCGCTGTCTGCTCGATTGGGCGCCGGCCTTGGCTCCTGCCGGCTCCACCCGATCGGCGGCGGCGATGGCACAGGCCTGGCCCGAGCTCACCCAAGCGGCCGCGGACACCGGTCAGCCCATGCCCGTGGTGCTGATCGGCAGCGCCCCCACCGCCCTGGAGCAGTTGTTGGATCAGTTGGCTCGGGATGCGACGGCGCCGAGCCTGGTGATCGGCATGCCGGTGGGGTTTGTGGGGGTGGCGGAGAGCAAGCGGCGCCTGGAGGTCAGTGGCTTGGCCCAGATCCGCCTGGAAGGCAGCCGCGGTGGCGCCGGCCTGGTGGGCGCTGCTCTGAATGCGTTGCTGCGGGCGGCGAGCTCAGAGTTCCCTTAG
- a CDS encoding peptidase domain-containing ABC transporter, with product MTQALAGQLIQQDWFGCLSKDAQQQVLQQAQLLSFELGQQLVDPGVIPGRVLILLNGRARLVGQNQGRLLSLGKFEAGAVLGAASLLNGRGIENLIASDALTAAALPDELWAELYQHNDSFRRWCQAQLWASETAALIEDLQSQSVHADSTSQELLQEALQSARRVPSDPKALEEAETAGRQVFLTSAWGGSSPGSRITPSSLPAENQPFPARLISLPSDLVELILRTPPPHATPTSASDQTSDGDAPMPAGPTPVSRFSPDGDWLERLRLIRAEGVLQETLACFQMLAQLMKLPFRRDAIEKVLREMTRRGQEPTLRLCGQIAAGLGLHVSGAHVTAAMGTRLQTPTLVPWKGSFALVARSNQSGLTLASPRDGIVELAPDQLEATFPDGLDVLLLERSNATLNQSFGPSWFWPALRRHRNVLVQVLIASFVVQLFALANPLLIQVIIDKVITQRSLDTLQVLGIALVAVTLLEGVLGSLKTFLFSETTNRIDQRLGAEVIDHLLRLPLGYFDKRPVGELGSRISELEKIRNFLTGQALTTLLDAAFSVIYIVVMLLYSWLLTLIALAVLPIQIALTLIGAPLFRRQYRQAAEANAKTQSHLVEVLTGIQTVKSQNVEMVSRFSWQELYATYINRSFEKTISGTVLNQTSQVLQKLSQLLVLWVGATLVLSGDLTLGQLIAFRIISGYVTQPLLRLSSIWQSIQELKVSFERLADVIDTPQESDSLDKAKVPLPPIEGEVRFDNLSFRFRPDLDPVLKDINLEVKAGTFVGIVGQSGSGKSTLMKLLPRLYSPDQGRILIDGYDIDKVELYSLRRQIGIVPQDPLLFSGSISENIALTQPDAGSDEIVMAAKLADAHDFIMALPSGYSTPVGERGASLSGGQRQRIAIARTLLSNPKLLVLDEATSALDYETERRVCDNLVSALQDCTVFFITHRLATVRRADLIVVMHDGVVAEIGSHDDLMKQRGRYFALYRQQEAG from the coding sequence ATGACCCAGGCACTCGCCGGTCAGTTGATCCAGCAAGACTGGTTCGGCTGCCTGAGCAAGGACGCGCAACAGCAGGTGTTGCAACAGGCCCAGCTGCTCTCCTTTGAGTTAGGGCAGCAGCTGGTGGACCCCGGCGTGATTCCCGGTCGGGTGCTGATCCTGCTCAACGGGCGTGCTCGCCTGGTTGGCCAGAACCAGGGCCGACTCCTCTCCCTCGGCAAATTTGAAGCCGGCGCCGTGCTCGGTGCCGCCAGCCTGCTCAATGGGCGCGGCATCGAAAATCTGATCGCCAGTGATGCCCTCACCGCCGCAGCGCTTCCGGATGAGCTCTGGGCCGAGCTGTATCAACACAACGACAGTTTCCGCCGTTGGTGCCAGGCCCAGCTCTGGGCCTCGGAAACCGCCGCCCTGATCGAGGATCTGCAAAGCCAGAGCGTCCACGCCGACTCCACCTCTCAAGAACTGCTCCAGGAGGCACTCCAAAGCGCTCGCCGCGTTCCCAGCGATCCCAAAGCCCTTGAGGAGGCAGAAACGGCCGGGCGCCAGGTCTTTCTGACGTCGGCCTGGGGGGGCAGCAGCCCGGGCTCACGCATCACCCCTTCCTCCCTGCCTGCCGAGAACCAGCCCTTCCCGGCACGCCTGATCAGCCTGCCGAGCGACCTGGTGGAGCTGATCCTCCGCACCCCGCCTCCACACGCAACCCCAACCAGCGCCTCTGATCAGACCTCCGATGGCGACGCCCCAATGCCAGCGGGACCAACGCCAGTGAGCCGCTTCAGCCCGGATGGCGATTGGCTCGAACGGCTACGCCTGATCCGGGCGGAGGGCGTGCTGCAGGAAACACTCGCCTGTTTCCAGATGCTGGCGCAGCTGATGAAGCTGCCCTTCCGCCGTGATGCGATCGAGAAAGTGCTGCGGGAGATGACCCGACGCGGTCAGGAACCGACCCTCCGTCTCTGCGGTCAGATCGCGGCCGGGCTCGGGCTGCATGTGTCGGGCGCCCATGTGACTGCCGCCATGGGCACCCGTCTGCAGACCCCCACCCTGGTGCCCTGGAAGGGCAGCTTCGCGCTGGTGGCTCGCAGCAACCAGAGCGGCCTCACCCTCGCCTCACCCCGCGACGGCATCGTCGAGCTGGCACCCGATCAACTCGAAGCCACCTTCCCAGACGGCCTGGATGTGCTGCTGCTCGAGCGCTCCAACGCCACGCTCAACCAGAGCTTCGGCCCCTCCTGGTTCTGGCCGGCCCTGCGCCGTCACCGCAACGTGCTCGTGCAGGTGCTGATCGCCAGTTTCGTGGTGCAGCTCTTTGCCCTGGCCAATCCTCTGCTGATCCAGGTGATCATCGACAAGGTGATCACCCAGCGCAGCCTCGACACCCTCCAGGTGCTTGGCATTGCCCTGGTGGCCGTGACGCTGCTGGAGGGTGTGCTGGGAAGCCTCAAAACCTTTCTGTTCTCCGAAACCACCAACCGGATCGATCAACGCCTCGGCGCCGAAGTGATCGATCACCTGCTGAGGCTGCCGCTCGGCTACTTCGACAAACGACCCGTCGGTGAACTGGGTTCTCGGATCAGCGAACTGGAGAAAATCCGCAACTTTCTCACCGGCCAGGCGCTCACCACCCTGCTCGATGCCGCCTTCTCGGTGATCTACATCGTGGTGATGCTGCTCTACAGCTGGCTGCTCACCCTGATCGCCCTGGCGGTGCTGCCGATTCAGATCGCCCTCACCCTGATCGGCGCCCCCCTCTTCCGCCGCCAATACCGGCAGGCCGCCGAAGCGAATGCGAAAACTCAGAGCCATCTTGTGGAGGTGCTCACCGGCATTCAGACGGTGAAAAGCCAGAACGTGGAGATGGTGAGTCGCTTCTCCTGGCAAGAGCTTTACGCCACCTACATCAACCGCTCGTTTGAGAAAACGATCAGCGGCACCGTGCTGAACCAGACCTCTCAGGTGCTGCAGAAGCTGTCGCAGTTGCTCGTGCTCTGGGTGGGCGCCACGCTCGTGCTCAGCGGTGATCTCACCCTGGGCCAGTTGATCGCCTTCCGGATCATCTCCGGCTACGTGACCCAGCCCCTGCTGCGCCTCTCCAGCATCTGGCAGAGCATCCAGGAGCTGAAGGTGAGCTTCGAGCGTCTGGCCGACGTGATCGACACGCCGCAGGAATCGGATTCGCTTGACAAAGCCAAGGTGCCCCTGCCTCCGATCGAGGGCGAGGTGCGCTTCGACAACCTCAGCTTCCGCTTCCGGCCCGACTTGGATCCGGTGCTCAAAGACATCAATCTGGAAGTGAAGGCCGGCACCTTCGTGGGGATCGTGGGCCAGAGCGGCAGCGGTAAAAGCACCCTGATGAAATTGTTGCCGCGGCTTTACAGCCCCGATCAGGGACGGATCCTGATCGACGGCTACGACATCGACAAGGTGGAGCTCTATTCCCTGCGCCGCCAGATCGGCATCGTGCCTCAGGACCCGTTGCTGTTTTCCGGTTCGATCAGCGAGAACATCGCGCTCACCCAACCCGATGCCGGCAGCGATGAGATTGTGATGGCGGCGAAACTCGCCGATGCCCACGACTTCATCATGGCCCTGCCCAGTGGCTACAGCACCCCGGTGGGAGAACGGGGCGCCTCACTCAGCGGAGGCCAACGCCAACGCATCGCCATCGCCCGAACCCTGCTGAGCAACCCCAAGCTGCTGGTGCTCGATGAGGCCACCAGCGCCCTTGATTACGAAACAGAGCGGCGGGTCTGCGACAACCTGGTGAGCGCCCTGCAGGACTGCACGGTGTTTTTCATCACCCACCGCCTCGCCACCGTGCGTCGCGCTGATCTGATCGTGGTGATGCATGACGGCGTCGTGGCCGAGATCGGCAGCCATGACGATCTGATGAAGCAACGCGGTCGTTACTTCGCCCTTTATCGCCAGCAGGAGGCCGGTTGA
- the psbZ gene encoding photosystem II reaction center protein PsbZ, giving the protein MQILNTLTVLALVVMSFALIVAVPVLYASSEDSGRSNRLILLGGIVWVALVLVNWGMSFFVV; this is encoded by the coding sequence ATGCAGATCCTCAACACCCTCACCGTGCTGGCCCTGGTGGTGATGTCTTTCGCCCTGATCGTGGCCGTGCCTGTGCTTTATGCCTCCAGCGAAGACAGTGGTCGTTCCAACCGTCTGATCCTGCTGGGCGGCATCGTTTGGGTGGCCTTGGTGCTGGTGAACTGGGGCATGAGCTTCTTTGTGGTGTGA
- the uvrB gene encoding excinuclease ABC subunit UvrB, producing the protein MPAYELSAPYSPKGDQPTAIQQLVEGVNAGERFQTLLGATGTGKTFTMANVIAQTGRPALVLAHNKTLAAQLCNELREFFPHNAVEYFISYYDYYQPEAYVPVSDTYIAKTASINEEIDMLRHSATRSLFERRDVIVVASISCIYGLGIPSEYLKAAVKFEVGDTLNIRAQLRDLVNNQYSRNDTEIARGRFRIKGDVLEIGPAYDDRLVRIELFGDEVEAIRYVDPTTGEILQSLEAVNIYPAKHFVTPKDRLDSAIKAIRRELKERLEVLHSEGKLLEAQRLEQRTTYDLEMLQQVGYCNGVENYARHLAGREAGSPPECLIDYFPDDWLLIVDESHVTCSQLQAMYNGDQARKKVLIEHGFRLPSAADNRPLKGDEFWQKARQSVFVSATPGDWELKVSKGQVAEQVIRPTGVLDPIVEVRPTTGQVDDLLGEIRSRAAKQQRVLVTTLTKRMAEDLTDYLAENEVRVRYLHSEIHSIERIEIIQDLRLGEYDVLVGVNLLREGLDLPEVSLVAILDADKEGFLRAERSLIQTIGRAARHVEGVALLYADTMTDSMAKAIEETERRRKIQQAYNDQHGIVPTAAGKKASNSILSFLELSRKLKSEGPDADLVQVAGKAVQALEDDAEGMALDALPELIEQLEAKMKEAAKKLDFEEAANLRDRIKQLRHKLVGSH; encoded by the coding sequence ATGCCTGCCTACGAGCTTTCGGCGCCTTACTCGCCCAAGGGCGATCAACCGACGGCGATCCAGCAGCTGGTGGAGGGGGTAAATGCTGGTGAACGTTTCCAGACCCTGCTCGGGGCCACGGGAACGGGTAAGACGTTCACGATGGCGAATGTGATCGCCCAGACCGGCCGGCCGGCTCTGGTGCTCGCTCACAACAAAACTTTGGCAGCCCAGCTCTGCAACGAGCTGCGGGAATTTTTTCCCCACAACGCTGTTGAATACTTCATCTCCTATTACGACTACTACCAGCCGGAGGCCTACGTTCCGGTCAGCGACACTTACATCGCCAAGACGGCATCGATCAATGAAGAGATCGACATGCTGCGGCACTCGGCGACTCGCTCTCTGTTCGAGCGACGCGATGTGATTGTGGTGGCCTCGATCAGCTGCATCTACGGCCTGGGGATTCCGAGTGAATATCTCAAGGCGGCGGTGAAGTTCGAGGTGGGGGACACCTTGAACATCCGTGCTCAGCTACGGGATCTGGTGAACAATCAATACAGTCGTAACGACACGGAGATCGCCCGCGGCCGCTTCCGGATCAAGGGCGATGTGCTCGAGATCGGCCCCGCCTACGACGACCGGTTGGTGCGGATCGAGTTGTTTGGTGATGAGGTAGAGGCGATCCGCTACGTGGACCCCACCACCGGTGAGATCCTCCAGAGCCTGGAGGCGGTGAACATCTATCCCGCCAAGCACTTCGTCACCCCCAAGGATCGCCTCGATTCGGCGATCAAGGCGATCCGGCGTGAACTGAAGGAGCGGCTGGAGGTGCTGCACAGCGAGGGCAAGCTGCTGGAGGCCCAGCGGCTTGAGCAGCGCACCACCTACGACCTAGAAATGCTCCAGCAGGTGGGTTATTGCAATGGTGTGGAGAACTACGCCCGTCATCTGGCCGGTCGAGAAGCGGGCAGCCCGCCGGAATGCCTGATCGATTATTTCCCTGACGATTGGCTGTTGATCGTGGATGAGAGTCACGTCACCTGCTCCCAGCTGCAGGCGATGTACAACGGCGACCAGGCCCGCAAGAAGGTGCTGATCGAGCATGGCTTTCGTTTGCCCAGCGCTGCCGATAACCGACCGTTGAAAGGTGACGAGTTCTGGCAGAAAGCGCGACAATCGGTGTTTGTGAGCGCCACCCCGGGCGACTGGGAGCTCAAGGTGAGCAAGGGTCAGGTGGCTGAACAGGTGATCCGGCCCACCGGGGTGCTGGATCCGATCGTGGAGGTGCGGCCGACGACGGGACAGGTGGATGACCTGCTCGGCGAGATCCGCAGCCGCGCCGCCAAACAGCAACGGGTGCTGGTGACCACGCTCACGAAGCGAATGGCGGAAGATCTCACCGACTACCTCGCTGAAAACGAGGTGCGGGTGCGTTACCTGCACTCAGAGATCCATTCGATCGAGCGGATCGAGATCATCCAGGACCTGCGCCTCGGCGAATACGACGTGCTCGTGGGGGTGAACCTGCTGCGGGAGGGTCTGGATCTGCCGGAGGTGTCACTGGTGGCGATTCTTGATGCGGATAAGGAGGGGTTCCTGCGGGCGGAACGCTCCTTGATTCAGACCATCGGCCGGGCGGCACGGCACGTGGAGGGGGTAGCGCTTCTCTATGCCGACACCATGACCGACTCGATGGCCAAGGCGATCGAGGAAACCGAGCGGAGACGCAAGATCCAGCAGGCCTACAACGATCAGCATGGCATCGTGCCGACGGCGGCGGGCAAGAAGGCGAGCAATTCGATCCTGAGCTTCCTGGAGCTCTCTCGCAAACTGAAAAGCGAAGGTCCTGATGCCGATCTGGTGCAGGTGGCCGGCAAGGCGGTGCAGGCCCTCGAGGATGACGCTGAGGGCATGGCTCTCGATGCCCTGCCGGAATTGATCGAGCAGCTCGAAGCGAAGATGAAGGAGGCGGCCAAAAAGCTCGACTTTGAAGAAGCCGCCAACCTGCGCGACCGGATCAAGCAGCTGCGCCACAAGCTGGTGGGCAGCCACTGA